One genomic window of Molothrus aeneus isolate 106 chromosome 22, BPBGC_Maene_1.0, whole genome shotgun sequence includes the following:
- the TLCD5 gene encoding TLC domain-containing protein 5, which yields MLFPLPLRAACSLLAWFCLYKWFCHRYRHRNLEWSCRLVTLTHGILATCLSAYIGFIDGPWPLSHPGSPNTTLQVHGLCLSLGYFIFDLCWCVYFQTEGALMLAHHLVSIVGIAASLALGESAGDVNAVIFGSEITNPLLQARWFLKELGRYHTLTGDLVDFLFVVLFTGVRIGVGAWLMYCELASPRPRWYIKLGGVVMYVVSWVFMVSICRFARRKSISKYQAWRSRRSRELGWKSNGHLKGR from the exons ATGCTGTTCCCGCTGCCCCTGCGTGCAGCCTGCAGCCTGCTGGCCTGGTTCTGCCTCTACAAGTGGTTCTGCCACCGCTACCGGCACCGCAACCTCGAGTGGAGTTGCAGGCTGGTCACCCTGACCCACGGCATCCTGGCCACCTGCCTGTCTGCCTACATCGGCTTCATCGACGGCCCCTGGCCCCTGAGCCACCCAG GGTCACCCAACACAACCCTTCAGGTGCACGGGCTGTGCCTTAGCTTGGGCTACTTCATTTTCGACCTGTGCTGGTGCGTGTACTTCCAGACAGAGGGTGCCCTGATGCTGGCCCACCACCTGGTCAGCATCGTGGGCATCGCCGCCTCCTTGGCCCTGGGCGAGTCGGCCGGCGATGTCAACGCCGTCATCTTCGGCAGCGAGATCACCAACCCCCTGCTGCAGGCCCGCTGGTTCCTCAAGGAGCTGGGTCGCTACCACACCTTGACGGGCGACCTGGTGGATTTCCTCTTCGTGGTGCTCTTCACGGGCGTGCGCATCGGTGTGGGGGCCTGGCTGATGTACTGCGAGCTGGCctcgccccggccccgctggtACATCAAGCTGGGAGGGGTCGTCATGTACGTGGTGTCCTGGGTGTTCATGGTCAGCATCTGCCGCTTCGCCAGGAGGAAGAGCATCAGCAAGTACCAGGCCTGGAGGAGCCGCAGGAGCCGCGAGCTGGGCTGGAAAAGCAACGGGCACCTCAAAGGCCGCTGA
- the LOC136565753 gene encoding TLC domain-containing protein 5-like, whose product MVPIVLEVSCSFVTWLCLYSCLCRWNRQRSCKWSCRLVTLVHGLIVTCLSGYVMFLDGPWPLTHAGSPNTPLQIHVLSLTLGYFIFDLGWCLYFQTEGDLMLLHHTLSICGMILVLGLGKSATEVNAVVFVSEITNPLLQTRWFLREMGSYHTPLGKLVDFLFVLLFLVLRIGAGAWIMYGMVTSPEPNWLLKAGGLAMYVVSLGFMVEICRFVRRKLWKKAPSVEPRSLQE is encoded by the exons ATGGTTCCCATCGTCCTGGAGGTGAGCTGCAGCTTTGTCACCTGGCTGTGTCTCTACAGCTGCCTCTGCCGCTGGAACAGGCAGCGCTCCTGCAAGTGGAGCTGTCGCCTGGTGACCCTCGTGCACGGGCTCATTGTCACCTGCCTCTCTGGCTATGTCATGTTCCTGGATGGCCCCTGGCCCCTGACCCACGCAG GTTCACCAAACACCCCTCTCCAGATCCACGTGCTGTCCCTGACCTTGGGCTACTTCATCTTTGACCTGGGCTGGTGCCTGTACTTCCAGACCGAGGGGGACCTGATGCTGCTGCACCACACCCTGAGCATCTGCGGCATGAtcctggtgctggggctgggcaaaTCCGCCACGGAGGTGAACGCCGTGGTGTTTGTCAGTGAAATCACCAACCCCCTGCTCCAGACCCGCTGGTTCCTCAGGGAAATGGGCTCCTACCACACTCCCCTGGGGAAACTGGTGGATTTCCTCTTCGTGCTGCTCTTCCTGGTGCTGCGCATCGGGGCGGGAGCGTGGATCATGTACGGCATGGTGACGTCCCCAGAACCCAACTGGCTCCTCAAGGCTGGGGGCCTGGCCATGTACGTGGTGTCCTTGGGGTTCATGGTTGAAATCTGTCGCTTTGTGAGGAGGAAATTGTGGAAAAAAGCCCCTTCAGTGGAGCCACGATCCCTTCAGGAGTAG